From Algoriphagus sp. NG3, the proteins below share one genomic window:
- a CDS encoding four helix bundle protein, whose amino-acid sequence MHNFKELKVWQKTVDFAVKIYSVTKSFPNEEKFGLISQMRRAGVSIPSNIAEGCVKTSGKSFVNSLEISLGECFELEIQMIISERVGILDSESAGEMKKDLIEVQRMIVGLKTSIEAKS is encoded by the coding sequence ATGCACAATTTCAAGGAACTCAAAGTATGGCAGAAGACGGTTGATTTTGCTGTAAAAATATATTCAGTTACGAAATCGTTCCCCAATGAAGAAAAGTTTGGTTTGATTTCTCAAATGAGAAGAGCAGGAGTTTCTATACCATCAAATATAGCAGAGGGTTGTGTCAAAACATCCGGTAAGTCATTTGTAAACTCTTTGGAAATCAGTTTAGGAGAATGTTTTGAGCTTGAAATTCAAATGATCATTTCTGAAAGGGTTGGTATTCTTGATTCCGAATCAGCCGGAGAGATGAAAAAGGATCTTATTGAGGTTCAGCGCATGATCGTGGGTCTTAAAACTTCAATTGA